The following are encoded in a window of Longimicrobium sp. genomic DNA:
- a CDS encoding DUF2442 domain-containing protein yields MAFKVITEEEYLAAVERGRIADETEPRAVSARYNHDTGRIEIELRNGCLFAFPAQYGQGLRGATPEQLAAVEILGFGEALHWEEIDADLGVPQLVAGVFGSKAWMRELGRAGGKVQSDAKARASRENGKKGGRPRKTRTVPSTQEPQPAARKKRAG; encoded by the coding sequence ATGGCGTTTAAGGTGATCACCGAAGAGGAATACCTCGCCGCCGTGGAGCGCGGCCGGATCGCCGACGAGACGGAGCCTCGGGCGGTATCCGCGCGGTACAACCACGACACCGGCCGCATCGAGATCGAGCTCAGAAACGGGTGCCTCTTCGCCTTCCCCGCCCAGTACGGACAGGGGCTGCGCGGGGCCACGCCGGAGCAGCTGGCAGCGGTGGAGATCCTGGGCTTCGGCGAGGCGCTGCACTGGGAGGAGATCGACGCCGATCTGGGCGTACCGCAGCTGGTCGCGGGCGTGTTCGGCAGCAAGGCTTGGATGCGCGAGCTGGGGCGCGCGGGCGGCAAGGTGCAGTCCGACGCCAAGGCCCGCGCCTCGCGCGAGAACGGGAAGAAGGGCGGACGGCCGCGGAAGACGCGCACCGTCCCGTCCACGCAGGAGCCGCAGCCGGCCGCGCGGAAGAAGCGCGCCGGCTGA
- a CDS encoding aldo/keto reductase, translating to METRRIGSLEVSVVGLGCNNFGRRVDAAGTAAVVDAALDAGVNFLDTADIYGGDGLSEEYLGRALQGRRERVVLATKFGMKMDEQRQGAHPDYVRRAAEDSLRRLRTDRIDLYQLHQPDPSVPIADTLGAMDELVKAGKVREIGCSNFSPAQLREAEDAVRPGGARFVSVQNEYSLIHRDPEQGVLDECERLGIAFIPYFPLASGLLTGKYRRGQPVPQGARLTEDRYADKRSEQNLDLVERLVAFCEARGHTLLELAFSWLLTRRTVASVIAGATRPEQVHGNARAAGWTLSDEELAEVDRILAAA from the coding sequence ATGGAGACGCGGCGGATCGGATCGCTCGAGGTGTCGGTGGTGGGGTTGGGGTGCAACAACTTCGGGCGGCGGGTGGATGCGGCGGGGACGGCGGCGGTGGTCGATGCCGCGCTCGACGCGGGGGTGAACTTCCTGGACACGGCCGACATCTACGGCGGCGACGGGCTGAGCGAGGAGTACCTGGGGCGCGCGCTGCAGGGCCGCCGCGAGCGCGTGGTGCTGGCGACCAAGTTCGGGATGAAGATGGACGAGCAGCGCCAGGGCGCGCACCCGGACTACGTCCGCCGCGCCGCGGAAGACAGCCTGCGGCGGCTGCGGACGGACCGCATCGACCTGTACCAGCTGCACCAGCCGGACCCGTCCGTGCCCATCGCCGACACGCTGGGCGCGATGGACGAGCTGGTGAAGGCGGGGAAGGTGCGCGAGATCGGCTGCTCCAACTTCTCCCCCGCGCAGCTGCGCGAGGCGGAAGACGCGGTGCGGCCGGGCGGCGCGCGCTTCGTGAGCGTGCAGAACGAGTACAGCCTGATCCACCGCGACCCCGAACAGGGGGTGCTGGACGAGTGCGAGCGGCTGGGCATCGCCTTCATCCCCTACTTCCCGCTCGCCAGCGGCCTATTGACGGGGAAGTACCGGCGCGGCCAGCCGGTGCCGCAGGGCGCGCGGCTGACGGAGGACCGGTACGCGGACAAGCGCTCGGAGCAGAACCTCGACCTCGTCGAGCGGCTGGTCGCGTTCTGCGAGGCGCGGGGGCACACGCTGCTGGAGCTGGCCTTCTCCTGGCTGCTGACCCGCCGCACCGTGGCCTCCGTCATCGCCGGGGCGACGCGGCCGGAGCAGGTGCACGGCAACGCGCGGGCGGCCGGCTGGACGCTGTCGGACGAGGAGCTGGCGGAGGTGGACCGCATCCTCGCCGCGGCCTGA
- a CDS encoding META domain-containing protein has protein sequence MMRSRALLAILPLPIAISTSLPAQRAAADTAWALAAPVTYAGDLPCADCAAIHRTLTLRPDGTYLSRDVYRGAAGDTAQMVEMGRWSVTGDARRISLRGGETPVWFGVRGAATLRMLDESGNEIASRQQYDLARTPSPDTASPPLALLGAFAATADAATFTDCASGMQLAVAREGDWASLERAYQQASSSPGTPVAVRVEGRITRGAEGENGPSNLLVVDRFAEVQPNARCAATDGAARLEEGTWTLTSVGGMAPEAGSPAPTLTLDPGEHAASGFAGCNQFFGRYVRRGSDLRFADLGATRMACAATMMLETRYMAALNATTRFEASGDTLTLFAGGRAVATFGRM, from the coding sequence ATGATGCGCTCCCGCGCGCTTCTCGCGATCCTCCCGCTCCCGATCGCCATCTCCACCTCGCTCCCCGCCCAGCGCGCCGCCGCGGACACCGCGTGGGCGCTCGCCGCGCCGGTGACGTACGCGGGCGACCTGCCCTGCGCCGACTGCGCCGCCATCCACCGCACGCTCACGCTGCGCCCCGACGGGACGTACCTGAGCCGCGACGTGTACCGCGGCGCCGCGGGCGACACCGCGCAGATGGTGGAGATGGGGCGCTGGAGCGTGACCGGCGACGCGCGCCGCATCTCGCTGCGCGGCGGGGAAACGCCGGTGTGGTTCGGCGTGCGCGGGGCCGCGACGCTCCGGATGCTGGACGAGAGCGGGAACGAGATCGCCTCGCGGCAGCAGTACGACCTGGCCCGCACTCCGTCGCCCGACACTGCGTCGCCGCCGCTGGCGCTGCTCGGCGCCTTCGCCGCCACGGCTGATGCGGCGACCTTCACCGACTGCGCCAGCGGGATGCAGCTCGCCGTGGCGCGCGAGGGCGACTGGGCGTCGCTGGAGCGCGCGTACCAGCAGGCGTCCTCGTCGCCGGGAACGCCGGTCGCCGTGCGCGTCGAGGGCCGCATCACCCGTGGCGCGGAGGGAGAGAACGGGCCGTCGAACCTGCTCGTCGTGGACCGCTTCGCCGAGGTGCAGCCGAACGCGCGGTGCGCGGCGACGGACGGCGCGGCGCGGCTGGAGGAGGGGACGTGGACGCTGACCAGCGTGGGCGGGATGGCGCCCGAGGCGGGGTCGCCGGCGCCCACGCTCACGCTGGACCCGGGCGAGCACGCGGCCAGCGGCTTCGCGGGGTGCAACCAGTTCTTCGGGCGCTACGTGCGCCGCGGCAGCGACCTGCGCTTCGCCGACCTGGGCGCCACGCGCATGGCCTGCGCGGCCACGATGATGCTGGAGACGCGCTACATGGCCGCGCTGAACGCCACCACGCGCTTCGAGGCCAGTGGCGACACCCTCACCCTCTTCGCCGGCGGCCGCGCCGTGGCGACGTTCGGCAGGATGTGA
- a CDS encoding S9 family peptidase translates to MTHPMKTRIAPVLLALALAVPTLAGAQQKQRFASIQEALAAGGMLAGRGGPASVNWIEGGNRFSFLDRDASGKDVIKGYDPATGAESTIFSAQGLTFPGTQTPFEYESFQWAQDSKHLVFQSNFQPIYRRSGTADYYIYSLGDRSLQLATRGARTAELSPDGTMLGFERGGDMYVTDMATHTERRLTSDGTAHVFNGHFDWVYEEEFGIAQAWSWSPDSRHIAFWQVDERAEPVTQLSDLSGMHPRYDSIPYPLVGDPNPRVRIGVVDAKSGRRTWLDTGLTGDFYIPRVYWTSRADSLAVLTLNRAQNELRVFFFDVNTGGRRQVMTQKSDTWIDVYDFYAGIENMMTFPEGMHEFFWISDQDGWQHVYRYDYSGRLVNQVTKGPFTVTRIEGIDPRTQTVYYSSTQASPLQRQLYAVEFDGTGTRRITTEEGTHRFDMSPNAAYFIDRWSSVRQPRQVELWSTARGKLRTMEANAQVTQWLATHEYSPAEPFSFTTSDGVRVDASMVKPVPFDPTKRYPVVFDIYGGPGSQQVYDEFGNDGYDQWLAQHGYIVIGVNNRATNNYGAAFMKRVYKHLGTWEARDFAETARHLATLPYVDARRVGIIGTSYGGYATLMAMELYPELFPVGVANSAVADWRFYDSIYTERYMGLLGENLAGYKESSPLENVSKLRGHLLLIHSLLDDNVHPQNTMQLLTALTAAGKDVDFRLYPPGHHGAAYDFASYRLMTEVQDQFLNRWLQGPNPPAIASR, encoded by the coding sequence ATGACCCATCCGATGAAGACGCGCATCGCGCCGGTGCTGCTGGCGCTCGCGCTGGCCGTTCCCACGCTGGCCGGCGCGCAGCAGAAGCAGCGCTTCGCCAGCATCCAGGAGGCGCTGGCGGCCGGGGGCATGCTGGCGGGGCGCGGCGGGCCGGCCAGCGTGAACTGGATCGAGGGCGGCAACCGCTTCAGCTTCCTGGACCGCGATGCGTCCGGGAAGGACGTCATCAAGGGGTACGACCCGGCCACCGGCGCCGAGAGCACCATCTTCTCCGCGCAGGGGCTGACCTTTCCGGGAACGCAGACGCCGTTCGAGTACGAGAGCTTCCAGTGGGCGCAGGACTCGAAGCACCTGGTGTTCCAGTCCAACTTCCAGCCCATCTACCGCCGCTCGGGAACGGCGGACTACTACATCTACTCGCTGGGCGACCGCTCGCTGCAGCTGGCCACGCGCGGCGCGCGCACGGCCGAGCTCTCGCCCGACGGCACCATGCTGGGCTTCGAGCGCGGCGGCGACATGTACGTGACCGACATGGCCACGCACACCGAGCGCCGGCTGACCAGCGACGGCACCGCGCACGTGTTCAACGGCCACTTCGACTGGGTGTACGAGGAGGAGTTCGGGATCGCGCAGGCGTGGAGCTGGTCGCCCGACAGCCGCCACATCGCCTTCTGGCAGGTGGACGAGCGCGCCGAGCCGGTGACGCAGCTCAGCGACCTGTCGGGGATGCACCCGCGCTACGACAGCATCCCCTACCCGCTGGTCGGCGACCCGAACCCCAGGGTGCGCATCGGCGTGGTGGACGCGAAGAGCGGGCGCCGGACCTGGCTGGACACCGGGCTCACCGGCGACTTCTACATCCCCCGCGTCTACTGGACCAGCCGGGCCGACTCGCTGGCGGTGCTCACGCTGAACCGCGCGCAGAACGAGCTGCGCGTCTTCTTCTTCGACGTGAACACCGGCGGCAGGCGGCAGGTGATGACGCAGAAGTCCGACACGTGGATCGACGTGTACGACTTCTACGCCGGGATCGAGAACATGATGACGTTCCCGGAGGGGATGCACGAGTTCTTCTGGATCAGCGACCAGGACGGGTGGCAGCACGTCTACCGCTACGACTACTCGGGCCGGCTGGTGAACCAGGTGACGAAGGGGCCGTTCACCGTCACCCGCATCGAGGGGATCGACCCGCGCACGCAGACGGTGTACTACTCGTCCACGCAGGCGTCGCCGCTGCAGCGCCAGCTGTACGCGGTGGAGTTCGACGGCACGGGCACGCGGCGCATCACCACCGAGGAGGGAACGCACCGCTTCGACATGTCGCCCAACGCGGCGTACTTCATCGACCGCTGGAGCAGCGTGCGGCAGCCGCGGCAGGTGGAGCTGTGGTCCACCGCGCGCGGGAAGCTGCGGACCATGGAGGCCAACGCGCAGGTCACGCAGTGGCTGGCCACGCACGAGTACTCGCCCGCCGAGCCGTTCTCGTTCACCACCAGCGACGGGGTGCGGGTCGACGCGTCGATGGTGAAGCCCGTGCCGTTCGATCCCACGAAGCGCTACCCCGTCGTCTTCGACATCTACGGCGGGCCGGGGTCGCAGCAGGTGTACGACGAGTTCGGCAACGACGGCTACGACCAGTGGCTGGCGCAGCACGGCTACATCGTCATCGGCGTGAACAACCGCGCGACCAACAACTACGGCGCGGCATTCATGAAGCGGGTGTACAAGCACCTGGGAACGTGGGAGGCGCGCGACTTCGCCGAGACGGCTCGCCATCTCGCCACGCTGCCGTACGTGGACGCGCGGCGGGTGGGAATCATCGGCACCAGCTACGGCGGGTATGCCACGCTGATGGCCATGGAGCTGTATCCCGAGCTCTTCCCGGTGGGGGTGGCGAACAGCGCGGTGGCGGACTGGCGCTTCTACGACTCGATCTACACCGAGCGCTACATGGGGCTGCTCGGCGAGAACCTGGCCGGCTACAAGGAAAGCTCGCCGCTGGAGAACGTGTCGAAGCTCCGCGGGCACCTGCTGCTGATCCACTCGCTGCTCGACGACAACGTGCACCCGCAGAACACCATGCAGCTGCTGACCGCGCTCACCGCGGCGGGGAAGGACGTGGACTTCCGCCTCTACCCGCCCGGGCACCACGGCGCGGCGTACGACTTCGCCAGCTACCGGTTGATGACCGAGGTGCAGGACCAGTTCCTGAACCGCTGGCTGCAGGGCCCCAACCCGCCGGCCATCGCGTCGCGGTAG
- a CDS encoding DUF4160 domain-containing protein, with protein MPIVHREGPFRFRIWPADHEPPHVHVYNGDGMCIIEIETARLRKVSGMRGPDADDATVIVIHNRAKLLAEWRRIHGV; from the coding sequence ATGCCGATCGTTCACAGGGAGGGGCCGTTCCGATTCAGGATCTGGCCCGCCGATCACGAGCCACCGCACGTGCACGTCTACAATGGAGATGGGATGTGCATCATCGAGATTGAAACCGCCCGTCTCCGCAAGGTAAGCGGCATGCGGGGCCCGGACGCGGACGATGCCACGGTGATCGTGATTCACAACCGGGCGAAGCTCCTGGCCGAATGGAGGAGGATCCATGGCGTTTAA